Proteins encoded in a region of the Prochlorothrix hollandica PCC 9006 = CALU 1027 genome:
- a CDS encoding S-layer homology domain-containing protein, with amino-acid sequence MVRHPSFAPPAVESIPPAAVAPAAVATALGPAAVPRSRVVQQGFRVLAFGMLLGCPSALGDSWRLKTSAIPDDDRDLAQFTQTLEQELDWAAGVGVPVAMTLGLSPTPQFVVQTFQATGQPPLEPTLEPTLEPTLEPTLQPTLQPPLQSTPQSQSQNQSQNQSQPPLPSSEVGVQASPGGYASSPSLTSAGVGFDDRPQGRVPLPTTMAAMGTIVDFYDLPGGYWATDFILGLVHQQVIQGFPDGSFRPDAPMTRAQFAVMLTHAFPGRAIVASRSFEDVPPGYWAAQAIAQAHVQGFLRGYPDDRFRPDQVISRLEILLALATGLGYVPQTSVPTLLAYYNDYAIVPTYAWAKVAAVTERRLVVSYPDPRFLNPSRSATRAEVAAVIYQALVSEDKAPAIPSPYIVSFGSNVVSSVSSIESSTLP; translated from the coding sequence ATGGTACGGCATCCCTCCTTTGCTCCGCCAGCCGTGGAGAGCATTCCCCCTGCTGCTGTTGCCCCTGCTGCTGTTGCCACTGCTCTGGGTCCTGCCGCTGTACCTCGATCGCGGGTGGTGCAGCAGGGGTTTAGGGTGCTGGCCTTTGGGATGTTGTTGGGGTGTCCCAGTGCCTTGGGTGATAGTTGGCGGCTGAAGACTAGTGCGATCCCAGATGACGATCGGGATTTGGCCCAATTTACCCAAACCTTGGAGCAAGAACTGGACTGGGCCGCAGGGGTGGGTGTTCCTGTGGCTATGACCCTTGGCCTATCCCCTACGCCCCAGTTCGTGGTTCAAACGTTTCAGGCCACAGGCCAACCCCCCCTTGAACCTACCCTTGAACCTACCCTTGAACCTACCCTTGAACCCACCCTTCAACCTACCCTTCAACCCCCGCTTCAATCGACACCTCAGAGCCAGTCTCAGAACCAGTCTCAGAACCAGTCTCAGCCTCCGTTGCCATCCTCGGAAGTTGGGGTGCAAGCCTCGCCAGGGGGGTATGCCTCCTCCCCTAGCCTGACATCCGCTGGGGTTGGGTTCGATGATCGCCCCCAGGGGAGAGTTCCCTTGCCGACCACGATGGCAGCGATGGGAACCATCGTTGATTTCTATGATTTACCGGGGGGCTATTGGGCCACAGACTTCATTCTCGGCCTAGTCCATCAGCAGGTGATCCAGGGTTTCCCCGATGGCAGTTTTCGCCCCGATGCCCCCATGACCCGTGCCCAGTTTGCCGTCATGTTGACCCATGCCTTTCCCGGTAGGGCAATCGTCGCGTCCCGTTCTTTTGAGGATGTACCCCCAGGGTATTGGGCAGCCCAAGCCATTGCCCAGGCCCATGTTCAGGGGTTTTTGCGGGGCTATCCCGACGATCGCTTTCGGCCCGATCAAGTCATTTCCCGCTTAGAAATCCTGCTGGCCTTGGCCACGGGTCTAGGTTATGTGCCCCAAACCTCCGTCCCCACCTTATTGGCCTATTACAACGACTATGCCATTGTGCCCACCTATGCCTGGGCCAAGGTGGCGGCGGTGACGGAACGCCGCTTGGTGGTTAGCTATCCTGACCCCCGTTTCCTCAACCCCAGTCGGTCTGCCACACGGGCAGAGGTGGCAGCGGTGATTTACCAAGCCCTAGTGAGCGAAGATAAAGCCCCCGCTATCCCCTCCCCCTACATTGTCAGTTTTGGCTCTAACGTTGTCAGTTCTGTGAGTTCGATCGAGTCATCGACCCTGCCCTAG